The nucleotide sequence CCGGGACGGCGCCGGACAGCGTGCGCGTGTTGTAGGCCGCGTTGCCGTTGCCGTTGTAGAGGACGATCTGCCAGCCGGTCAGGTCGGTGCCCGGGTCGGCCTGGATCTCGATCGACTCGCCGGTGTCGGCGCCCGCGTTGTCGTAGTGGAGCTCGCTGATGAACGGGTCGCCTTCGGCCGCCCCGGCGGAGAGGGCGGGTACGGCCGCCAGGCTCGCGCCGGCCAGGCCGGCCGCGGCGACCGCCGCGAGCCAGCGGAGAGGACGTCTGGTCGAGTGCATCGGTCGTACCTTTCGGGTCGAGGGATCGGGTCCTCGGGGGTGACGTGGCGCCCCGCCGGGTGGGCGGGGCGCCACGGTCGGTATGCCTCGGCCGGTGCGGCCGTCAGACGGTCGGGCGATCAGGCCGCCGTGCCGCCGGTGCCGGTGCCCGTGCCGCCGCTCGCGCCCTTGCGCCGCGACAGCGCGAACAGCCCGCCGCCGAGCGCGAGGACCACGACGCCGCCGATGACCCACCAGAGCACGCCGGACGAACCGGTGTCGGGCAGCTCGTCGCCGTCGTCCGTCCCGTCGTCGGACCCGTTCTCGTCCGACCCGTTCTCGTCGGCGCCGTTGTCGGTCCCGTTCTCGTCGCCGTTCTCGTCGCCGTTGTCGTCGCCGCCGTCCTCGGTGCCGTTCTCGTCGCCGGTGCTCGAGGTATCGACGGTGATCGGGACCGTGAACACGGTCGAGTCCATGCTGACCACGAGCTCGACCTGCGTCGGGCCCAGATCGGCGGGAGCGGCGTCCGCCGGGATCGTCAACGTGGCGCGGCCCCGACCGACCTCGTCGGTGGTGTCGACGATGGTCGAGCTGACCACGAACGTCCAGAACTCATCGTTGAGCGACACCCTCCCGTGCTCGGAGATCGACTCGGGCGTGCTGAACATCAGCGAGGAGAACTGGATCTCTACCTCGTCACCAGGCCGGTAGACGGCGTTGGGGTCCGAGACCCAATGGACACCGACGGCCCGCTGGGCGTAGTCAGGCATGACGGGCGAGTTCTCGGCCAGGTAGTCGACCATGGCCTCCAGGTCGACCTGGCCGGTGTCGGTCGGGTCAGAGCCCTGGGCAAGGGTGGCGAAGTTGTCGCCGCCGGCGGCAAGGAACGAGTTCACCACGACGCGGTACTCGCCGTCCGGGTCGAGTGGCTCGTCGTTCAGCGTGACCGATGTGATGCGCTCGCCCGCCGGTGCCTGCGGGTCGTAGGTGTAGAAGAGGCCCGCGGACGCGCCGAGCTTGAGGAACGGCCGCGAGGCGCCCGCCGGCTGCCACTGTTCCTCCAGTACCTGGACGATCTGCGTACCGGTGAGCGTCGTCGTCACCAGTGTGTTGGCGAACGGCTGCACCTCGGCGGCGTCCTTGTACGTGATGATGACGTCTTCGAGATTAGCCCGTAGGCCGCCGGGGTTCATGAACGCGAGCTGCGCCTCGGGGTCGGTCACCTGTGCGGCCGCGAGCTGGACGTCCGCAACGAAGTTGCCGAGTGTCGACTCGCCGCCGCGGTTCTCCGAGCCGTCGGACTGTACGGCACGCCGGAACGCAGCGTTCGCCACACCGAGCTCTTCGGCACCGAGCACCTCGGCGTTCGCCACCGCGTCGTCGACGATGCCCTGGACGACATCGTCCGGCGCGAACTCCGGGTTCGGTTCCCACTCACCCTCGCTGTTCTGGATGGTCAGCGGGATGATCTCGGACTCGACGCCGGTGATCTCACCGGTCGTGGTCTCGACGGTGAACGAGAGGTCGTTGAGGTTGTAGCCATACTGACCAGCGCTGACGACCGGACGGCCGAAGTCGCGGTCAGTCCAGCCCGGCACCTCGATCTCGTGGTCATACGCGAGGTGCGTGTGACCCGAGATGATCGCGTCGACATTGTCGTTGACGCCGGTCACGATGCGGCCGAAGTCGCTGTCCGGATCGGTCGCGGACTCGATCTCGGTGGTGGCCGCGCCCTCGTGCACCAGCAGGACGACGATGTCGGCGCCGTCGGCCTTCAGCTCGTCGGCGGAGTCGTTCGTGGCCTCGACGATGTCGCCGACCTCGAGCGCCGCGATGCCACTCGGGCTGACCAGCTCGGGCAGGTGCTCGGTGACGGCGCCCACGAAGCCGACCGTCACGCCGCCGACCTCGGCGGTCCACGTGGGCGCCAGCTCCGTGTCGGACTCGCAGCCGGTGTCGGCGCCGTCGCGAACGGTGACGTTGGCACCGATGTACTGCCAGGGCTCACGGCCGTGCTCGACGGCCTTCTGCTCGATGAACGGAATGACACGGTCGACGAGGTCGCAGTAGCCCTGGTCGAACTCGTGGTTGCCGACGGCGCTGACGTCGAGGCCGGCCGCCGTCAGTGCGTCGAGGGTCGGGTGGTCCTGGTCGACGAACGAGGTGAACGTCGATGCGCCGATGAGGTCACCGGCGGCGGCGAAGACTGTATTCGGATTCTCGGCCCGGAGGGTGTCGACCGCGCCGGCAAGAACCGCGGCGCCGGCCGCCTGGCCGTCCGCCTCGAGACGGCCGTGGAAGTCGTTGATGCCGAGAACGTCGATCTGGACCTCGGCAGCTTGCGCGGGGACGGCGGTGAGCCCGACCCCGGCCAGTCCCAGGGCGGCTGCGGCACCCAGGGCACGGTTGAAACGCCTGTTCAGGCGCATATTTCTACCCCCTACATGGCAGATTGACGGCGGCGACGCTATCTCCGCCGAGTGAACGGAGGGCATACACCACGGCACAGGCTGGTCGCGACCTCGGCCGGTCGTCAACAGCTCTGGGAGCCGAAACGCATTCGTGACAACCTGTCGGTGCGCTCGGTGATGGTCAGCGGGCGGACGACTCGCGCACGATCAGCTCGGGCTCGAACACGACCTGCCGGTGTTCGTGGTCGGCCTCCATCGTCTCGGCGAGCAGCAGCTCCGCCGCCGTCCGGCCGAGCTGCTGGCGCGGCTGGCGCACGGACGACAGCGGCACCGCCGCGGCGGCCGCGAAGTCGATGTCGTCGTAGCCGACGATCGCGACGTCGTCCGGCACCCGCAGCCCCGCGTGCGTCAGCGCCTGCAGCACGCCGAGCGCCAGCAGGTCGTTGGCGCAGAACACCGCCGACGGCAGCGCGTCGCGGCCAGCGGCGGCCAGCCGGTCCCCCGCCGCCCGCCCCGCCGCCACGTTGAGCGCCGGCGTCGTCAGGACGGTCAGCTCG is from Jiangella alkaliphila and encodes:
- a CDS encoding 5'-nucleotidase C-terminal domain-containing protein, coding for MRLNRRFNRALGAAAALGLAGVGLTAVPAQAAEVQIDVLGINDFHGRLEADGQAAGAAVLAGAVDTLRAENPNTVFAAAGDLIGASTFTSFVDQDHPTLDALTAAGLDVSAVGNHEFDQGYCDLVDRVIPFIEQKAVEHGREPWQYIGANVTVRDGADTGCESDTELAPTWTAEVGGVTVGFVGAVTEHLPELVSPSGIAALEVGDIVEATNDSADELKADGADIVVLLVHEGAATTEIESATDPDSDFGRIVTGVNDNVDAIISGHTHLAYDHEIEVPGWTDRDFGRPVVSAGQYGYNLNDLSFTVETTTGEITGVESEIIPLTIQNSEGEWEPNPEFAPDDVVQGIVDDAVANAEVLGAEELGVANAAFRRAVQSDGSENRGGESTLGNFVADVQLAAAQVTDPEAQLAFMNPGGLRANLEDVIITYKDAAEVQPFANTLVTTTLTGTQIVQVLEEQWQPAGASRPFLKLGASAGLFYTYDPQAPAGERITSVTLNDEPLDPDGEYRVVVNSFLAAGGDNFATLAQGSDPTDTGQVDLEAMVDYLAENSPVMPDYAQRAVGVHWVSDPNAVYRPGDEVEIQFSSLMFSTPESISEHGRVSLNDEFWTFVVSSTIVDTTDEVGRGRATLTIPADAAPADLGPTQVELVVSMDSTVFTVPITVDTSSTGDENGTEDGGDDNGDENGDENGTDNGADENGSDENGSDDGTDDGDELPDTGSSGVLWWVIGGVVVLALGGGLFALSRRKGASGGTGTGTGGTAA